From a single Nostoc edaphicum CCNP1411 genomic region:
- a CDS encoding class I SAM-dependent methyltransferase — MEPKITGNDNELPFSGFNEQRNEIKFIDFLNDDDLQELNNILKWNCFVVDNNGRRFGNLAWRGKRNTPQIIPDKRILLMNEYFNLTDKHVLEIGCFEGIHTIALSQYAKQVTALDSRIENVVKTIVRSSLFGFHPTVFKLNIEEDLTKYWDLLSADVMHHVGVLYHLKDPVQHLLDLGKYIRLGIMLDTHYSLEQDAKETFQVNGKIYYYKKYREKGYADVFSGMYESSKWLKLDDIVSILKEAGFGQVDIVEHRDERNGPRVLLMAKKLIKSNLTK; from the coding sequence ATGGAACCTAAAATTACCGGAAATGATAATGAATTACCATTTAGTGGTTTTAATGAACAGAGAAATGAAATTAAATTCATAGATTTTTTAAATGATGATGATTTACAGGAATTGAATAATATATTGAAATGGAACTGTTTCGTAGTAGATAACAACGGCAGAAGATTTGGAAACCTAGCTTGGCGCGGCAAAAGAAACACACCACAAATCATTCCTGACAAAAGAATATTGTTAATGAATGAATATTTTAACTTAACAGACAAGCATGTTCTAGAAATTGGTTGCTTTGAAGGTATTCATACAATAGCTCTCTCACAATATGCCAAGCAAGTTACAGCACTTGATTCTCGGATTGAAAATGTTGTGAAAACAATTGTTCGTTCTTCTTTATTTGGTTTTCATCCGACTGTTTTTAAGTTAAATATAGAAGAAGACTTAACCAAGTATTGGGATTTACTGTCCGCTGATGTTATGCATCATGTTGGTGTTCTTTATCACTTAAAAGATCCAGTCCAACATTTACTTGATTTAGGAAAATATATTCGACTAGGAATAATGTTAGATACTCATTACTCTCTTGAACAAGATGCCAAAGAAACATTCCAAGTGAATGGCAAGATATATTATTATAAAAAATACCGAGAAAAAGGATATGCAGACGTATTTTCAGGTATGTACGAATCATCAAAATGGTTGAAACTAGATGATATAGTTTCAATTTTAAAGGAAGCAGGTTTTGGACAAGTGGATATAGTCGAACATAGGGATGAACGTAATGGGCCACGCGTTCTACTGATGGCTAAAAAACTAATCAAGAGTAATTTAACAAAATAA
- a CDS encoding polysaccharide pyruvyl transferase family protein — protein sequence MDYAVITPYIVPVEIQSKKTVNIGDGFILNNLIKLLHPAECKYLFTSRKELSENDIDKINSTKALILAGANQLNDNFTIVPGMSLGTLAKIKVPVVPFGIGIHGISKQNLGMSNTTKEILTAIHQRISFSSWRCPLTIQYLNNSLPEIVDKFLLTGCPVIYDDKILHNSRFNHQAKTVVVTVTDRQDFWDRETKTIDFVAHKYKKSRKVLSLHQDFLGIQSNLQTNQYTILNTWKIKFLKKYDGTPFSLRNYARNQGFEIFKPTSVNECLSFYNKCDLHIGSRVHAHLYFLSQAKKSFLTYVDERCVGFSKLLEFPICNYNNLSEYLNYDFEIYRQNCINYFSNMQKFVDYLQEEVL from the coding sequence ATGGATTATGCTGTGATTACACCTTATATAGTTCCTGTTGAAATACAGAGCAAGAAAACTGTAAATATAGGTGACGGATTTATTCTGAATAATTTGATTAAACTATTACATCCTGCTGAATGCAAATATTTGTTTACATCAAGAAAAGAATTATCTGAAAATGACATCGATAAAATCAATTCCACAAAAGCCTTAATCCTAGCAGGGGCTAATCAATTAAATGATAATTTCACTATAGTACCTGGCATGAGCCTCGGTACACTAGCTAAGATCAAAGTTCCTGTTGTGCCATTTGGTATTGGGATTCATGGTATTTCAAAACAAAATCTTGGAATGTCTAATACTACAAAAGAGATACTCACAGCTATCCATCAAAGAATCAGCTTCTCCTCCTGGCGTTGTCCCTTAACTATTCAGTATTTAAACAATAGCCTACCAGAAATTGTTGATAAATTTTTATTAACTGGTTGTCCAGTTATATATGATGATAAAATCCTTCACAATTCAAGATTTAATCATCAAGCAAAAACTGTTGTAGTAACTGTAACAGATAGACAAGATTTTTGGGATAGAGAAACTAAAACAATTGATTTTGTTGCTCATAAGTATAAAAAATCTCGTAAAGTACTATCTTTGCATCAGGATTTTCTAGGAATTCAAAGTAATTTGCAAACTAATCAATATACTATTTTGAACACCTGGAAGATAAAATTCCTGAAAAAATACGATGGAACTCCATTTTCATTAAGAAATTATGCCCGAAATCAAGGGTTTGAAATTTTTAAACCTACATCTGTAAATGAATGTTTAAGCTTTTATAATAAATGTGATTTACATATAGGCAGTAGAGTACATGCCCACTTGTATTTTTTAAGTCAAGCAAAAAAATCATTCCTTACCTATGTAGACGAAAGGTGTGTTGGTTTTTCTAAACTATTAGAATTTCCTATATGTAATTATAATAATTTGAGCGAATATTTGAATTATGACTTTGAAATTTATCGTCAGAACTGCATTAATTATTTTAGCAATATGCAAAAGTTCGTCGATTATTTGCAGGAGGAGGTATTATGA
- the kdsA gene encoding 3-deoxy-8-phosphooctulonate synthase, translated as MIHTQITESLSIGKGNPLTLIGGPCVIESEDFTLKMAQEIRQVCDRLGIGFIFKSSFDKANRTSINSFRGQTLDTGLEILQRVKKEIGVPVLTDIHESQQAAIVAEVVDVLQIPAFLCRQTDLLIAAAATGRVVNVKKGQFLAPWDMKSVVAKLEAAGAKNILLTERGTTFGYNTLVVDFRSIPQMRQLGYPVVFDATHSVQMPGGQGDKSGGQREFVPYLARAAAAVGIDALFMEIHENPDAAFSDGPNMIPLAQLEEVLKPVLHIHNSLAVATPAYLQ; from the coding sequence ATGATTCACACTCAAATTACAGAGAGTCTATCTATTGGAAAAGGTAATCCTCTGACTTTGATCGGCGGACCCTGCGTCATCGAATCAGAAGACTTTACCCTGAAGATGGCCCAAGAAATCCGCCAAGTTTGCGATCGCCTTGGGATCGGATTTATTTTTAAATCCTCTTTTGATAAGGCTAACCGCACCTCCATTAATTCATTCCGGGGTCAAACTTTAGATACTGGTTTAGAAATTCTCCAACGAGTCAAAAAAGAAATTGGCGTACCCGTCTTAACAGATATTCATGAAAGTCAACAAGCGGCGATCGTAGCGGAAGTAGTCGATGTTCTGCAAATTCCGGCTTTCCTCTGTCGGCAAACCGATCTGCTCATAGCCGCCGCTGCTACAGGTAGAGTCGTCAACGTCAAAAAAGGTCAATTTCTTGCACCTTGGGATATGAAGTCTGTAGTCGCAAAGCTAGAGGCGGCTGGAGCTAAAAACATTCTTTTAACAGAACGGGGAACCACTTTTGGGTACAATACCTTGGTTGTTGATTTTCGCTCCATACCACAAATGCGGCAACTAGGTTATCCTGTGGTGTTTGATGCCACCCACAGCGTCCAAATGCCTGGGGGACAAGGTGATAAATCTGGTGGTCAGCGCGAGTTTGTCCCTTATCTTGCCAGAGCAGCTGCGGCTGTTGGTATTGATGCACTGTTTATGGAAATTCACGAAAATCCTGATGCGGCGTTCAGTGATGGGCCGAATATGATTCCCCTTGCTCAGTTAGAAGAGGTTTTAAAACCAGTTTTGCATATCCATAATAGTTTAGCAGTTGCTACTCCTGCTTACTTACAATGA
- a CDS encoding glycosyltransferase family 2 protein — translation MNQQQPISVSIILVNYNGAEVLPDCLNSIKKFIDIPSYEIIVVDNASSDSSVELITDKFPEVHLLRQAENRGFGAGNNAGAKVASGEFLFLLNTDTILTSNILPHLLELMQADPQVGIIGPKLLNRDGSLQISVSPALGIKGEYQARNMHRDYLNNSEQNLIEQRFQEIQEVDIIVGAAFFIRSSLFHELGGFDENFFMYFEESDLCQRAQYQGYKIIYTPHVSLIHLQGYSIQKAANAMAIEYRRSQIYYYQKHRPLWEKLLLRIYIFYKFFGEFITTANPNSLKIIILLFTVEKSTVKISVSN, via the coding sequence ATGAACCAGCAACAACCTATTTCAGTATCGATTATTTTAGTCAACTATAATGGAGCCGAAGTTTTACCAGATTGCTTAAATTCTATAAAAAAATTTATTGATATACCTAGCTACGAAATTATTGTTGTAGATAACGCCTCTAGCGATAGTAGTGTTGAATTAATTACAGACAAATTCCCTGAAGTTCATCTACTTAGACAAGCTGAAAATCGCGGTTTCGGGGCAGGAAATAATGCAGGCGCAAAAGTTGCAAGTGGAGAATTCTTATTTTTATTAAATACTGATACTATACTTACCAGTAATATTCTACCCCATCTACTTGAGTTAATGCAAGCGGACCCACAAGTAGGAATTATTGGGCCAAAATTGCTGAATCGAGATGGTAGTTTACAAATTTCTGTTTCGCCGGCATTAGGAATTAAAGGAGAATATCAAGCTCGGAATATGCATCGAGATTATCTAAATAACTCTGAGCAAAATTTGATTGAACAAAGATTTCAAGAAATTCAAGAAGTGGATATTATTGTCGGGGCTGCTTTTTTTATTCGTTCAAGTTTATTTCATGAATTAGGTGGATTTGATGAAAATTTTTTCATGTATTTTGAAGAATCAGATTTATGTCAAAGAGCGCAGTATCAAGGATATAAAATTATCTACACGCCTCATGTATCTTTGATTCATTTGCAAGGATATTCAATTCAAAAGGCTGCAAATGCAATGGCTATTGAATATAGGCGTAGCCAGATTTATTACTATCAAAAACATCGCCCTTTGTGGGAAAAATTACTATTACGTATATATATATTTTATAAATTTTTTGGAGAATTTATAACTACAGCCAATCCTAATAGCCTGAAGATTATTATTTTATTATTTACCGTGGAAAAATCTACTGTTAAAATATCTGTATCTAATTAA
- a CDS encoding KpsF/GutQ family sugar-phosphate isomerase — MQNKRKILPLYVGGTKNHFQQVTEFLKLGAEAIAQTANKLQPQQVASAIQLLSVCKGKVVLVGVGKSGLIARKIAATLTSTGTVAVYLHPADALHGDLGIVTSNDVAILMSNSGETDELVEITPYLKKRQVPIITIVGNLSSTLARNADVVLDASVDKEACPLNLAPTTSTTVALAIGDAIAMTLMQVKGLTPEDFALNHPAGRLGKRLTLKVADIMHSGFENPIISPTATWLEVITAISQGGLGAVNVVDNLGQLLGIITDGDLRRSFQKIDPTKLERISSDAIMTKNPITVSPDYLAYDALQVMENRPSQISVMPVVDEQGICLGLIRLHDIVRSGL; from the coding sequence ATGCAAAACAAACGTAAAATATTACCACTTTATGTAGGAGGGACAAAAAATCATTTTCAACAGGTTACTGAATTTCTGAAATTGGGGGCTGAGGCGATCGCTCAAACAGCAAACAAACTCCAGCCCCAGCAGGTAGCATCGGCAATCCAGCTATTGTCTGTCTGTAAGGGGAAAGTCGTTTTGGTGGGCGTGGGTAAGTCAGGTTTAATTGCCCGCAAAATTGCTGCAACTCTCACTAGTACTGGCACAGTCGCCGTTTATCTTCACCCAGCAGATGCGTTACATGGCGATTTGGGGATTGTTACCTCTAATGATGTGGCTATTCTCATGAGCAATAGCGGTGAGACTGACGAACTAGTAGAGATTACACCTTACTTAAAAAAGCGGCAAGTGCCAATTATTACAATTGTTGGTAACTTGTCCTCTACTTTGGCGCGTAATGCTGATGTTGTTCTCGATGCTTCTGTTGACAAAGAAGCTTGTCCGCTGAACCTTGCACCGACAACAAGCACCACCGTAGCCTTAGCGATTGGAGACGCGATCGCCATGACGTTAATGCAAGTTAAAGGATTAACCCCAGAAGATTTTGCGCTGAATCACCCCGCAGGACGACTAGGAAAACGCCTGACTTTAAAAGTCGCTGACATCATGCACAGTGGTTTTGAAAATCCTATAATTTCACCTACAGCTACATGGTTAGAAGTGATTACCGCTATCAGTCAAGGTGGTCTGGGTGCGGTCAACGTTGTAGATAATTTAGGTCAGTTGCTAGGAATTATTACTGATGGAGACTTGCGAAGAAGTTTTCAAAAAATAGACCCAACGAAATTGGAACGTATCAGCAGTGATGCAATTATGACCAAGAATCCAATCACAGTTTCCCCAGACTATTTGGCTTATGATGCTTTGCAAGTTATGGAAAATCGTCCCTCTCAAATTTCTGTGATGCCAGTAGTAGATGAACAGGGAATCTGTCTGGGGTTGATTAGACTGCATGACATTGTGAGGAGTGGTTTGTGA
- a CDS encoding methyltransferase domain-containing protein, translated as MVEEKDFPVESPIQIFVGTQEEQILAVKVLEYSIKKYTSMPVEVTSLFSAVHNAGIHIPKPEDPKIKPRTPFSFQRFAIPALKNYRGRAIYLDSDMQVFRDIQELWLLPFNGADLLSVYEPENSGRPPQFSVMVINCEQLKWDVVDLVRDLERGKWTYKQFVLEMAPANKIAPVIPTEWNDLERYTEGKTALTHYTDMASQPWLTTENPLGWLWCQELFNAIKEGFISEQFVREEVARGWIRPSLVYQLEHEIIDPRELSPAIITQDSLQFTPPHLCGKMMKNVKDDTKSLNLLERMARKGYGLAQYIWRASRPNILKNQDKEPLAEQVDKTSSVSRLQELYTLEPPLNLTKGHGGKQFSDIGHRWVETFKLFADLKPNESVLDVGCGPGRMALALARYLNAKGRYEGFDIKPDDIAWCQQEIEPRWSQSRFQLVNIKNDHYNPTGKISADEFKFPYKDCTFDFVFLTSVFTHLLPKDLSNYLQEVARVLKPGGRCLITYFLINEAVSESIKAGNARFDFLNSPQTHCYIQKPDDPEDTVGYDEEFIRNQYSQMGFKIQEPIYFGSWSGIQTASKPRHGQDVVVAVKVK; from the coding sequence ATGGTGGAAGAAAAAGATTTTCCTGTTGAAAGTCCCATACAAATATTTGTTGGAACTCAAGAAGAGCAGATATTAGCTGTTAAAGTCCTAGAGTACTCCATCAAAAAATATACCTCAATGCCTGTTGAAGTTACGTCTCTATTTTCAGCAGTACACAACGCAGGAATACATATTCCAAAACCTGAAGATCCAAAAATTAAACCGCGAACTCCATTTAGCTTCCAAAGATTTGCAATTCCTGCTCTCAAAAACTATCGCGGTAGAGCCATTTATCTTGACTCTGATATGCAAGTATTTCGAGATATTCAGGAGTTGTGGTTACTACCATTTAACGGAGCAGACTTACTTTCTGTTTATGAACCAGAAAACTCTGGGAGACCGCCTCAATTCAGTGTTATGGTAATTAATTGTGAACAACTGAAGTGGGATGTCGTAGACTTAGTGCGAGATTTAGAACGGGGAAAATGGACTTATAAGCAATTTGTGTTGGAAATGGCTCCAGCTAACAAAATTGCGCCTGTAATACCAACTGAGTGGAATGATTTAGAGCGATATACAGAAGGTAAAACAGCTTTAACTCATTACACTGACATGGCATCTCAACCGTGGCTGACCACAGAAAATCCTCTAGGATGGTTGTGGTGTCAGGAACTATTTAATGCAATTAAAGAAGGCTTTATTAGTGAACAATTCGTCAGAGAAGAAGTTGCCAGAGGATGGATTAGACCTTCACTAGTATATCAATTAGAACATGAAATTATCGATCCTCGTGAACTATCCCCAGCAATAATTACTCAAGACAGCCTACAATTTACTCCTCCCCATTTGTGTGGAAAAATGATGAAAAATGTGAAGGACGATACTAAATCGCTTAATTTGTTAGAACGAATGGCACGTAAGGGTTATGGACTAGCTCAATACATTTGGAGAGCCAGTCGTCCAAACATCCTCAAAAACCAAGACAAGGAACCCTTAGCTGAACAAGTAGACAAAACCTCAAGCGTAAGTAGATTGCAAGAACTATACACCCTTGAACCACCGTTGAATTTAACAAAAGGACATGGGGGGAAACAATTTTCTGATATTGGACATCGGTGGGTGGAAACATTTAAACTTTTTGCAGACCTGAAGCCGAATGAAAGTGTACTAGATGTCGGGTGTGGTCCTGGTCGTATGGCTCTAGCGCTTGCACGCTATCTTAATGCAAAAGGTCGTTATGAAGGATTTGATATTAAACCTGACGATATCGCTTGGTGTCAGCAGGAAATAGAACCACGGTGGTCTCAAAGTCGGTTTCAGCTAGTAAATATTAAAAACGATCATTATAATCCGACTGGCAAGATTTCCGCTGATGAATTTAAGTTTCCCTACAAAGACTGTACTTTTGACTTTGTATTTCTGACTTCAGTATTCACGCACCTACTACCAAAAGATTTATCTAACTACTTGCAAGAAGTAGCGAGAGTACTGAAACCTGGTGGTCGTTGTCTAATTACTTACTTTTTGATAAATGAAGCAGTTAGCGAGTCTATCAAGGCAGGTAATGCCAGATTTGATTTTCTAAACAGTCCACAGACTCACTGCTATATTCAGAAGCCAGACGATCCTGAAGATACAGTAGGGTATGATGAAGAATTCATCCGTAATCAATATTCTCAAATGGGTTTCAAGATTCAGGAACCTATTTATTTTGGTAGTTGGTCAGGTATACAAACTGCCTCTAAACCACGCCACGGACAGGACGTGGTAGTAGCTGTAAAAGTTAAATAG
- a CDS encoding class I SAM-dependent methyltransferase → MSPKVFAAFAKILASFYQNKTHSAALEVGAATWTLLSIPCFEHSRKVALNAQKIKKTSPELQKCELVVGNSNLLEFTDKEFDCVMSSSVLEHDKYFWKSVEEIYRVLKPGGIFIVGVPIYMTLPTDYMNTTLTFKRHGIAYNADFYRFSEQAVREVILEKFTIHESILVRKYPNPYLVMSGVKD, encoded by the coding sequence ATGAGTCCAAAAGTTTTTGCAGCTTTTGCTAAGATTCTCGCTTCATTTTATCAGAATAAGACTCACTCTGCTGCATTAGAAGTTGGTGCAGCAACATGGACGCTACTATCCATACCTTGCTTTGAACATTCTAGAAAAGTAGCTTTAAACGCACAGAAAATTAAAAAAACTTCTCCGGAATTGCAAAAATGTGAACTTGTAGTTGGTAATAGTAACCTTCTGGAGTTTACGGATAAGGAATTTGATTGCGTCATGTCATCTTCAGTATTAGAACATGACAAGTATTTTTGGAAGTCTGTAGAAGAGATTTATCGCGTGCTGAAGCCAGGAGGTATATTTATTGTTGGGGTTCCCATATATATGACATTACCCACAGACTATATGAACACCACTCTCACTTTTAAACGTCATGGTATTGCTTACAATGCTGACTTCTATCGCTTCAGCGAACAGGCTGTTAGGGAAGTTATATTAGAAAAGTTTACCATACATGAATCTATTCTGGTTCGCAAATATCCAAATCCTTATCTAGTAATGTCTGGAGTAAAAGACTAA
- a CDS encoding acyltransferase family protein — translation MKDINFGWQKGLVFWQADIGKDRYILDFLRGFAAILVYLSHADQDKIINNSLLVAMKGPLGCHLFFVISGYLIWRSVSRNFGKKPQMEIGKYVINRATRILPLYWINILFCLTLLPLLKSTYAPSAGIVEIARHLTFTQSFDPSVARAINPVLWTLGHEGVFYVIAPLLYITVRKHTAILLLASWLLSAYASSHSIPVVQQFLMIFNLFASGIFMAEKKVILAPWISVLLMLVGLLLLNYAPSQYFFNSVSLISVGFFTLPHTLLNFLPRIRNFLDKSNFLGITWVGMISYSLYIWHYLLINIFSGYQLPQLWRSYQNNDLLCAVLFTSVVMIISYMSYLLIEKPSMTTLKEQLLNRISKQNAMRSP, via the coding sequence ATGAAGGATATCAATTTCGGATGGCAGAAAGGATTAGTTTTTTGGCAAGCAGATATAGGCAAAGATAGATATATATTAGATTTTCTCCGAGGCTTCGCGGCTATTTTAGTTTACCTGTCTCATGCAGACCAAGACAAAATAATCAATAATAGTTTATTAGTAGCAATGAAAGGCCCATTAGGTTGCCATCTATTTTTTGTTATTAGTGGTTATTTAATCTGGCGTAGTGTTAGTAGAAATTTCGGCAAAAAACCCCAGATGGAAATCGGAAAATATGTAATTAACCGGGCTACTAGGATTTTACCACTTTATTGGATAAACATCTTATTTTGTCTGACATTGCTTCCTTTATTAAAATCAACTTATGCACCTTCAGCCGGAATTGTAGAAATTGCCCGTCATTTGACGTTTACGCAATCCTTTGATCCAAGCGTAGCACGAGCAATTAATCCCGTACTTTGGACACTTGGACATGAAGGTGTTTTTTATGTAATAGCACCGCTGCTTTATATCACAGTACGTAAGCATACAGCGATATTACTTTTAGCATCTTGGTTACTCTCTGCCTACGCTAGCAGTCACAGCATTCCTGTTGTGCAGCAGTTTTTAATGATATTCAACTTATTTGCTAGCGGTATTTTTATGGCAGAGAAAAAAGTTATATTGGCTCCTTGGATAAGTGTGTTATTGATGCTGGTTGGTTTGCTATTGCTCAACTATGCACCTTCACAGTATTTTTTCAATTCTGTGAGTTTAATTTCCGTAGGCTTTTTTACTCTTCCTCATACTTTGCTAAATTTTCTTCCCAGGATTCGGAATTTTTTAGATAAATCTAATTTCTTGGGAATTACTTGGGTGGGAATGATTTCTTATAGTCTATACATTTGGCACTATTTGTTGATAAATATTTTCTCTGGTTATCAATTACCACAATTATGGCGCTCGTATCAAAATAATGATTTGCTCTGTGCTGTGTTGTTTACTTCAGTGGTCATGATAATTTCTTACATGTCATATTTGCTGATTGAAAAACCCAGCATGACTACTCTCAAGGAGCAACTGCTCAACAGAATATCTAAACAAAATGCTATGCGATCGCCATAA
- the kdsB gene encoding 3-deoxy-manno-octulosonate cytidylyltransferase — MINILAVIPARYDSQRLRGKPLVMIGDRPMVQWVYEAAKQCPSFSQVVVATDSELVAQCVEKFGGVVEMTSSTHISGTDRVAEVATRYPQAVAVANVQGDQPFVKPEMLTQLVAPYLNPDKALPDMTTLACPLDHQTGYADANVVKVLCDRYNRAIYFSRSPIPYFRNSVPAPVFHHLGLYAFRRNFLAEYAKLTPTPLEQCEALEQLRVLEHGYSIQVCHTQVATLEINTPEDLIEAQSLIAKSVRP, encoded by the coding sequence GTGATTAATATTCTTGCCGTTATTCCAGCTCGCTATGATTCTCAACGCTTAAGAGGTAAGCCTTTAGTGATGATTGGCGATCGCCCGATGGTACAGTGGGTTTACGAAGCAGCCAAACAATGTCCCTCATTTAGCCAAGTAGTTGTAGCAACTGACAGCGAATTGGTGGCCCAATGCGTCGAAAAATTTGGCGGTGTTGTCGAAATGACTAGCAGCACCCATATTTCAGGTACAGATAGAGTTGCTGAAGTCGCTACACGCTATCCCCAAGCCGTAGCAGTCGCCAATGTCCAAGGAGACCAACCATTTGTTAAGCCAGAAATGCTGACGCAGCTAGTCGCACCCTACTTGAATCCAGACAAAGCACTACCAGATATGACAACCTTAGCCTGTCCCTTGGATCACCAAACAGGTTATGCCGATGCAAATGTTGTCAAAGTACTATGCGATCGCTACAACCGCGCTATATACTTTTCTCGTTCCCCTATTCCTTATTTTCGTAATTCTGTTCCAGCACCAGTATTTCATCATCTTGGTTTATATGCGTTTAGGCGCAATTTCCTGGCGGAATATGCCAAACTCACACCTACTCCCTTAGAACAGTGTGAAGCCTTGGAACAATTGCGGGTTCTGGAACACGGTTACTCGATCCAAGTCTGTCACACCCAAGTCGCAACTTTGGAAATCAATACGCCTGAAGACCTGATTGAGGCTCAATCTTTGATTGCTAAAAGTGTCAGACCATAA
- a CDS encoding KdsC family phosphatase, producing the protein MIEISESELRSRFSQVKLLALDVDGVLTDGGLYYTETGEEFKKFNVKDGLGLKLLMQAGIDIAIITASTSTSVLHRAKKLGINYTFLGVENKLNILENLCQKLNITLEQVAYMGDDLNDIPVLQAVGCPLTVADSMSMNKSSAIYVTELAGGKGAVREICDRFLSIHKASSLIF; encoded by the coding sequence ATGATCGAGATATCTGAATCTGAGTTGCGATCGCGTTTTTCCCAAGTGAAACTTTTAGCTCTAGATGTCGATGGTGTGCTGACAGACGGCGGTCTTTACTATACCGAAACTGGTGAAGAGTTCAAGAAATTTAACGTTAAAGATGGTCTAGGACTGAAATTATTGATGCAAGCAGGGATAGATATAGCAATTATCACCGCTAGTACATCAACATCAGTACTTCATCGCGCTAAAAAGTTAGGGATTAATTATACTTTTCTTGGCGTAGAGAATAAGTTGAACATACTTGAAAATCTGTGCCAAAAATTAAATATCACCCTAGAACAAGTTGCGTATATGGGAGACGATCTTAATGATATTCCTGTACTCCAAGCAGTAGGCTGTCCTTTAACGGTCGCTGATTCCATGTCTATGAATAAATCATCTGCGATATATGTTACGGAACTAGCTGGCGGAAAAGGAGCAGTGAGAGAAATATGCGATCGCTTCCTTTCTATCCACAAAGCAAGCAGTCTAATCTTTTAG
- a CDS encoding glycosyltransferase family 2 protein, which translates to MPIPEKIGIVLATYNPDLKYFQKQIQSIQNQTWHNWVCHIVDDCSQPEYQTAIQKNIENDSRFVCHFHSHNLRHYHNFERGLQYCIEDPKITAIAFSDQDDIWIPEKLEVLLKKLRLEQALLVHSDLELINSDDKTINHSTWDFEGRNPEKATVELLLLRNVVTGCSLLFCTSLIAYVLPFPQQDEIGWHHDWWVALVAIQKGKIGHIRQPLVRYRLHTSNVVGAMQNAGNFYTELMLWFQKKYRITGKSYLIHSNLSKAFEARFYQKLDSNWSNPFDNRRLDFGLGILELCYQSWKVGYRSEGIALRIWIFKILFDIQQIKNYIFKLLPKFTAIKSNIQNK; encoded by the coding sequence ATGCCGATTCCAGAAAAAATTGGTATTGTTTTAGCAACCTATAATCCTGATCTGAAATATTTTCAGAAACAGATCCAGTCAATTCAAAACCAGACCTGGCATAACTGGGTTTGTCATATTGTTGATGACTGCTCCCAACCTGAATATCAAACAGCGATTCAAAAAAATATCGAGAATGATTCACGATTTGTTTGTCATTTTCACAGCCATAACCTGAGACATTACCATAATTTTGAAAGGGGTTTACAATACTGTATTGAAGATCCTAAAATTACAGCGATCGCCTTTTCAGATCAAGATGATATTTGGATTCCAGAAAAGCTGGAAGTACTACTAAAAAAATTACGTCTTGAACAAGCACTCTTAGTTCATTCTGATTTGGAACTAATAAACAGTGATGATAAAACTATCAATCATTCTACTTGGGATTTTGAAGGACGTAATCCTGAAAAAGCGACAGTGGAATTATTACTTCTTCGCAACGTTGTAACGGGATGCTCTTTATTATTTTGCACTTCTCTGATAGCCTATGTTTTACCCTTTCCTCAACAAGATGAAATTGGTTGGCATCATGATTGGTGGGTAGCATTGGTTGCAATTCAAAAAGGTAAAATTGGACATATTCGCCAACCATTAGTCCGCTATAGGCTGCATACTTCTAATGTCGTGGGAGCAATGCAAAATGCTGGTAATTTTTATACTGAACTGATGCTGTGGTTCCAGAAAAAATATCGCATTACAGGTAAAAGCTATTTAATTCATAGTAATTTGAGTAAAGCATTTGAAGCTAGATTTTACCAAAAATTAGATTCAAACTGGTCTAATCCTTTTGACAATCGCCGCTTAGATTTTGGTTTGGGTATTCTTGAGCTTTGTTACCAAAGTTGGAAGGTAGGATATCGTTCTGAAGGTATAGCACTACGAATTTGGATTTTTAAAATTTTATTCGATATTCAACAAATTAAAAATTATATCTTCAAGTTGTTGCCAAAATTTACAGCCATTAAAAGCAATATTCAAAACAAATGA